CGGCGCAAGTGCTTCTACACCACGCCGATCAAGGCGCTGTCGAACCAGAAGTACCACGACCTGGTGGACCGGTACGGCGCCGAGCAGGTCGGCCTGCTCACCGGCGACAACGCGATCAACGGCGACGCGCCCGTGGTGGTGATGACCACCGAGGTGCTGCGCAACATGCTCTACGCCGGCTCGGCCACCCTGGAGGGCCTGGCCTACGTGGTGATGGACGAGGTGCACTACCTCGCCGACCGGTTCCGGGGCGGGGTCTGGGAAGAGGTGATCATCCACCTGCCCGCCTCGGTCACCCTGGTCTCCCTGTCGGCCACCGTCTCCAACGCCGAGGAGTTCGCCGACTGGCTGGTCACCGTGCGGGGCGAGACCGCGGTGGTGGTCAGCGAGCACCGGCCGGTGCCGCTGTGGCAGCACATGCTCGTGGGCAAGCGGATGTTCGACCTGTTCCACGACGCCGACGCCGCGCGCAAGCACGACGTGCACCCGGAGCTGCTGCGCTACACCCGGGACACCGTGCGCCGGCTGGAGCTGGGGGAGGGGCGCAGCGCCGGCCCCGGCGCCGGGCGGCGCGGCCCGCGCTGGCGGGGCCCGATGCGCCCCGACATCGTCGACCGGCTCGACCGGGAGGGGCTGCTCCCGGCGATCCTGTTCATCTTCAGCCGGGCCGGCTGCGACGCGGCCGTGCAGCAGTGCCTCGCCGCCGGGCTGCGGCTGACCTCTTCGGAGGAGCGCGCGGAGATCCGCCGCGTGGTGGAGTCCCGGGTGACCGCGATCCCCGGCGAGGACCTCTCCGTGCTCGGCTACTGGGAGTGGCTCGACGGCCTCGAGCGGGGGCTGGCCGCCCACCACGCCGGCATGCTGCCGGCGTTCAAGGAGGTCGTCGAGGAGCTGTTCGTCCGCGGCCTGGTCAAGGCGGTCTTCGCCACCGAGACCCTGGCGCTGGGCATCAACATGCCGGCCCGCTGCGTGGTGCTGGAGCGCCTGGTCAAGTTCAACGGCGAGGCGCACGTCGACCTCACCCCGGGCGAATACACCCAGCTCACCGGGCGCGCCGGCCGGCGGGGCATCGACATCGAGGGGCACGCGGTCGTGGTCTGGTCACCGGAGACCGACCCGCGGCACGTGGCCGGCCTCGCCTCCACCCGCACCTACCCGCTGCGGTCCAGCTTCCGGCCGTCCTACAACATGGCGGTCAACCTGGTCGGCACGGTCGGCGCGGAGCCGGCCCGGGCCCTGCTGGAGTCGTCCTTCGCGCAGTTCCAGGCGGACCGGTCGGTCGTCGGCCTGGCCCGGCAGGTGCAGCGCAACACCGAGACCATCGAGGCGTACGGGGTGGAGGCGGCGTGCCACCACGGCGACTTCGACGAGTACTTCGCGCTGCGGGTCGCCATCGCCGACCGGGAGCGCGCCATCGCCCGGCAGGGGCAGACCCAGCGGAAGGCCGCCGCCATCGCCTCCCTGGAGCGGCTGCGGGTCGGCGACGTGATCCGGGTGCCGTCCGGCCGGCGGGCCGGCCTGGCGGTGGTGCTCGACCCGGCCACCGGTGGTTTCGGCGAGCCCCGCCCGTTGGTGCTCACCCAGGACCGCTGGGCCGGTCGGGTCAGCCCCGGCGACTTCACCACCCCGGCCGAGGTGCTCACCCGGATCCGGGTGCCCAAGCACTTCAACCACCGCTCCCCGGGCGCCCGGCGCGACCTGGCCGCGGCGGTCAGCGGCACCGGGCTGGACCGGCACGGCGGGCGGCGGGGCGGGCGCTCCCGACAGGCCGTCGGCGAGGACCACCGGCTCAGCCAGCTCCGCACCGAGCTGCGCCAGCACCCCTGCCACGCCTGCCCGGAGCGGGAGGAGCACGCCCGCTGGGCGGAGCGGCGCCGCCGGCTGGAGCGCGACACCGAGGAGCTGCGCCAGCGGGTCGCGGGCCGGACCGGCTCGCTGGCCCGGACCTTCGACCGGATCGTGGCGCTGCTGACCGCACGCGGCTACCTCTCCGCCGACGGGGAGGTCACCGACGCCGGCCGGATGCTCGGCCGGATCTGGACCGAGGCGGACCTGCTGGTCGCCGAGTGCCTGCGGCGCAAGGTGTGGGACGGGCTCTCCCCGGCCGAGCTGGCCGCCGCGGTCTCCGTGGTGGTCTTCGAGGCGCGCCGGGACGTCGACGAGCGGGCCTCCGTGCCCCGCGGCGCGGTCGTCGACGCGGTGGACGAGACGCTGAAGCTGTGGAGCGACATCGAGGCGGACGAGGCCTCTCGCGGACTGGCCGTCACCCGGGAGCCCGACCTCGGCTTCGCCTGGCCGATCTACCGCTGGGCGCGCGGCGAGGCCCTGGCCAAGGTGCTCGCCAGCGGTCACCAGATCGACGGCGAGATGCCCGCCGGGGACTTCGTCCGCTGGGCCCGGCAGGTGGTCGACCTGCTCGGCCAGCTCGCCGACTCCGGCGGCGCGTCGGCGGAGCTGCGCGCCACCGCCCGGCAGGCCATCGCGGCGGTCAACCGGGGCGTCCTGGCCTATCACGCCGCCGCCTGATCATCACCTTGCGTCACCGTTTGCGGCGAATCGACGCATCGCACAGTCACCGCGAAAGTACCCCCGAATTTGCCCGGCGGTACTGTTGCGCCTGCACAAGTAACTCCCCGATCATGGCTCGGGTGCCCTTTGCAGAGTGCCGGTAGCAATGGGGGGACGGCCGCGATGGCGGAAATCAATCACTTTGAGTACGGGTGGATCACGCCCGCGCTGAGCTATGCCCTGTCCGTGCTGGGCTCGTTCCTTGGACTGATCCTCGCCGGGCGGATCCGTACCGCCCGCAGCACGGGCCAGCGGGTCTGGTGGGGTCTGCTCGCCGCGTGGGCGATCGGTGGTACGGCGATCTGGGCGATGCACTTCATGGCGATGCTCGGGTTCGCCGTCGCCGGCACCCGGATCCGCTACGACGTGCCGATCACCGCGGCCAGCACGTTGATCGCCGTGCTGGCGGTCGGCATCGGGCTGGCCATCGTCGGCACCGGCCGCCTCAGCGCGTTCCGGCTCCTCGCCGGCGGTGTGTTCACCGGTGCCGGGGTAGTTGCCATGCACTACACCGGCATGGCCGCGATGCGGCTGGACGGCACCTTGTCCTACGACCGCACCCGGGTCGGCCTGTCGGTGCTCATCGCCGTGGTGGCCGCCACCGTGGCGCTCTGGCTGTCGATGACGGTCCGCCGGGCGCTGGCCATCGTCGCGTCGGCGCTGCTGATGGGGGTCGCCGTCAACGGGATGCACTTCACCGGGATGAGCGCCCTCTCGGTGCACCTGCACGAGCGGCGCGGCGAGCTGGGTGGCACCGAGGTCAGCGGCCTGCTGGTGCCGATCATCCTCGCGGTGATCTTCGGCGTGGTCGGGCTGGTCTACGCGCTGCTCGCCGCGCCCACCGATGAGGACCGGGCCGGCGCGGCGTACCTGGAAGCGCGGTGGGACGCCGCGGCGACGCCCGAGCCGGCCCCGGACCCGGTGGGCCTGCGTGGTCGGTCCACCCTGGGGCAACCGGGCACGCCGTTTCCGTCCCGGCGGGGCGACGTCGGCCGCTGACCCGGCCCGACGCTTCGGGGGCGGTGGCCCGAGCGACCGCCGCCCCGGCCGAGCACCGTCAGGACCGGTCGGCCAGCGCGTCGACCAGGCGGCGGCACGAGCCGGCGAGGTTCCACCGCTGCGCCAACTCCAGCAGTCGGTCCGGGTCCGCCGGCGCGGTCGGCAGTGCGGTCGCCAGCTCCGGCAGCGGCACGTCGGTGGCGACCTGGACCACCTTCGGCGCGACGGCCAGGTAGTCCCGGGCCGCCGCCAGCTTGCTGCGCAGCCCCGGGGCGAAGCCGGACTCCCCGTCGTCCAGCGCGGCGAGGATGCCGTCCAGCCCGCCGTACCGCTCGATCAGCCGGGCAGCGGTCTTCTCGCCCACCCCGGGCACCCCGGGGAGGCCGTCACTCGGGTCGCCGCGCAGGGCGGCGAAGTCGGCGTACCGGTCGGCGGGGACCCCGTAGCGGGCCCGGACCGCGGCGTCGTCGCAGTCGTCCAGCTTCGACACGCCGCGCCCGACGTAGAGCAGCCGCACCTGGCGGGCGTCGTCGACGAGCTGGAACAGGTCGCGGTCGCCGGAGACCACCTCGGCCGGGCCGGGCTGGGTCACCGAGAGGGTGCCGAGCACGTCGTCGGCCTCGTAGCCGGTCGCGCCGACGGCGGTGACGCCGAGCGCGTCGAGGACCTCGAGGATCATCGGCACCTGGGGGGAGAGGGTGTCGGGGACCACCTCGCCGCCCTCCGGCGCCACCCGGTGCGCCTTGTACGACGGCAGCAGCTCCACCCGCCAGGCCGGCCGCCAGTCGAAGTCGAGGGCGCAGACCATCCGGTCCGGCCGCCGGGTGCGGACGAGCTGGGCGAGCATGTCGAGGAAGCCGCGGACGGCGTTGACCGGTTGGCCGTCGTCCGTCTTCGCCGCCGACTCCGGAATGCCGAAGTAGGCGCGGAAGTAGAGGCTGGGGGAGTCGATCAGCAGGATCGGGGGTTGCTGGGCCACCTCGACAGCCTGGCACAGCGATGTGACGAGGTGGGGGACCGGTGACCGGTGCCGTCGGACGTCAGCCGCGGTCCTGGCGGTAGAGGACTTCCTTGCGGGCCAGCCGCTGCACCGCGTAGCTGGCGCCGAGGAGGACGAACGCGAGCACCACCTCGACCCAGGCCAGGGCCCCGTTGGCGACGGTCAGGCCGAGCAGCAGCAGCGCCAGCCCGACCACCGCGAGGACGCCGGCCCACAACAGCCGGCGACGTCGTGCCGACGCCCGGTCCGGGCCACTGTCCGCCACCGTCCCTCCCTCCCGGAGCCTGCCACCCGCCAGGCTATCGGCGCGGGCCGCCCGCCGGACCGATAACCGGCGGGTGGCCCGGCGCGCTCCCCGGCAGACTGGGCGGCATGGCGTTCGTACCCGGCCTGACGCTCTGCCGGCGCTTCCACGACGAGGTGGTCGCCCCGCTGCTCGCCGGGCGGCTGCCCGGCCTCCGGTACGCCGCCGGCCTGCTCGATGGGGGCTCGGAACTGCTCGGGCTGGACACCCCGCGCTCCACCGACCACGACTGGGGACCGCGTACCCAGCTCTTCGTCGCTGATCCCGCCGACGTCGCGCCCACCCGGGCGGTCCTGGACGCCGGCCTGCCGGGGGAGTTCCTCGGCTGGC
This sequence is a window from Micromonospora sp. NBRC 110009. Protein-coding genes within it:
- a CDS encoding DEAD/DEAH box helicase, whose amino-acid sequence is MSSPAERYAAARRRAAQASAFPALDEFARDLGFDLDDFQREACEALERGSGVLVCAPTGAGKTVVGEFAVHLALRGRPGQPAAAGGEGPTTRRKCFYTTPIKALSNQKYHDLVDRYGAEQVGLLTGDNAINGDAPVVVMTTEVLRNMLYAGSATLEGLAYVVMDEVHYLADRFRGGVWEEVIIHLPASVTLVSLSATVSNAEEFADWLVTVRGETAVVVSEHRPVPLWQHMLVGKRMFDLFHDADAARKHDVHPELLRYTRDTVRRLELGEGRSAGPGAGRRGPRWRGPMRPDIVDRLDREGLLPAILFIFSRAGCDAAVQQCLAAGLRLTSSEERAEIRRVVESRVTAIPGEDLSVLGYWEWLDGLERGLAAHHAGMLPAFKEVVEELFVRGLVKAVFATETLALGINMPARCVVLERLVKFNGEAHVDLTPGEYTQLTGRAGRRGIDIEGHAVVVWSPETDPRHVAGLASTRTYPLRSSFRPSYNMAVNLVGTVGAEPARALLESSFAQFQADRSVVGLARQVQRNTETIEAYGVEAACHHGDFDEYFALRVAIADRERAIARQGQTQRKAAAIASLERLRVGDVIRVPSGRRAGLAVVLDPATGGFGEPRPLVLTQDRWAGRVSPGDFTTPAEVLTRIRVPKHFNHRSPGARRDLAAAVSGTGLDRHGGRRGGRSRQAVGEDHRLSQLRTELRQHPCHACPEREEHARWAERRRRLERDTEELRQRVAGRTGSLARTFDRIVALLTARGYLSADGEVTDAGRMLGRIWTEADLLVAECLRRKVWDGLSPAELAAAVSVVVFEARRDVDERASVPRGAVVDAVDETLKLWSDIEADEASRGLAVTREPDLGFAWPIYRWARGEALAKVLASGHQIDGEMPAGDFVRWARQVVDLLGQLADSGGASAELRATARQAIAAVNRGVLAYHAAA
- a CDS encoding MHYT domain-containing protein; amino-acid sequence: MAEINHFEYGWITPALSYALSVLGSFLGLILAGRIRTARSTGQRVWWGLLAAWAIGGTAIWAMHFMAMLGFAVAGTRIRYDVPITAASTLIAVLAVGIGLAIVGTGRLSAFRLLAGGVFTGAGVVAMHYTGMAAMRLDGTLSYDRTRVGLSVLIAVVAATVALWLSMTVRRALAIVASALLMGVAVNGMHFTGMSALSVHLHERRGELGGTEVSGLLVPIILAVIFGVVGLVYALLAAPTDEDRAGAAYLEARWDAAATPEPAPDPVGLRGRSTLGQPGTPFPSRRGDVGR
- a CDS encoding 5'-3' exonuclease — encoded protein: MAQQPPILLIDSPSLYFRAYFGIPESAAKTDDGQPVNAVRGFLDMLAQLVRTRRPDRMVCALDFDWRPAWRVELLPSYKAHRVAPEGGEVVPDTLSPQVPMILEVLDALGVTAVGATGYEADDVLGTLSVTQPGPAEVVSGDRDLFQLVDDARQVRLLYVGRGVSKLDDCDDAAVRARYGVPADRYADFAALRGDPSDGLPGVPGVGEKTAARLIERYGGLDGILAALDDGESGFAPGLRSKLAAARDYLAVAPKVVQVATDVPLPELATALPTAPADPDRLLELAQRWNLAGSCRRLVDALADRS